A stretch of DNA from Bradyrhizobium algeriense:
CTCTTCATGCGGCCAGTGGCCGGTGTGATAGACCTTGCCCTTGAAGCGATCGAGGCCCTTGATGTCAGGCATCCTCGCGTTCGACAGGCAGCCGGTGGCGAGAACGATGAATTTTGCGGTGACGGCCTTGCCGTCGGAGGTCGTGACCGACCACAGCGAAATCGCCTCGTCGAACACAGCGCTGTCGACGCGGGTGTTAAACTGGATGTCAGGCCGCAGGTTAAAACGGTCGGCGACGTGGTTGGCGTATTTCAAAATCTCCGGCTGCGGCGCGTAGCACTCGCTCCAGTCCCATTCCTGCTGCAGCTCTTCCGAGAATGAATAGGAATATTGCATGCTCTCGACGTCGCAGCGCGCGCCGGGATAGCGGTTCCAATACCAGGTGCCGCCGACGCCGCTGCCCTGCTCGTAGACTCGCGCCGTCATCCCCTGCCCGCGCAGCCGGTGCAGCATGTACATGCCGGCAAAACCCGCGCCGACCACGACGACGTCGTAGGCCTCGGTGGATTTGGCGGCGGCGGATGGCATGGCGGACATGAATACGGGCTCCCTGATATTCTCTTTGATTTGGCAAGCAGCATTCCTTCCGTAGCGCCAAAGCGCAAGACGCAATTCGGCTGGCTGGCCTTGCATATTTTGCGAGGTGGAATGTGCGCTCCTCGGGAGGGCCGTCCCGCTTGGCATGCATAGCCCCGATGGGCTAGCGTTCGGTCAGCACACAAACCAGCAATGAGCGGCCGGCCCGCGACCGCCACAGGGAGCAACAACCATGAAATCGCCGATCTGCGACATGCTGGGAATTGAATTTCCGCTGCTCGCCTTCAGCCATTGCCGCGACGTGGTCGCCGCCGTCAGCCGCGCCGGTGGCTTTGGCGTTCTGGGCGCCACCGCGCATTCGCCGGAGACGATCGAGCAGGAACTGAAGTGGATCGACGATCACACCGACGGCAAGCCATACGGGCTCGACGTGCTGATCCCCGAAAACATTTCGACCGCGGGGGAAAAGGACGTCACCTGGAAAAGCCTGGAGGCGCGGATCTCGCCGCAGCATCGCGACTTCACCCGCAACCTCCTGAAGAAATACGGCGTCGAGCTGACGACCACCAACGTCGCCGACAACCAGCCGCAGCCGTTCGACGCGCAACGCGCGCTTGACGTGCTCGACGTCTCTTTCCGCCACCCGATCAAGCTGATTGCGAACGCGCTCGGCGTACCGCCGAAGCAGATGATCGACATGGGCCGCACGCATGGCGTGCCGGTCGCGGCGCTCGTCGGCTCCAAGGAGCACGCGCTGCGACAGGTCGCGGCCGGTGTCGATATTCTGGTGGCGCAGGGCACCGAGGCCGGCGGCCATTGCGGCGAAGTCTCGACCATGGTGCTGGTGCCTGAGGTGATCAAGGCGATCAAGCCGATCCGCGATGTGCCGGTGCTGGCCGCCGGCGGCATCATGACCGGGCGGCAGATGGCGGCCTGTATGGCGATGGGCGCCGCGGGCGCCTGGACCGGCTCGGTGTGGCTGGCGACGGTGGAATCGGAGACGACCGAAATCTTCCGCGAGAAGATGATCGCGGCTTCCTCGCGCGACGCGGTACGCTCCAAGGGCCGCACCGGAAAGCCGGCGCGGCAATTGCGCTCGGTGTGGACCGATGCGTGGGACCGCGGTCCTGACAGCCCCGGCGCGCTGCCGATGCCGCTGCAAAGCATCATCAGCCGCGACGCCTTCAACTCGATCGACCGCGCCGCGGCGGCAGGGAACGCGCAGGCGCGCGACCTCGTGACGTATTTTGTCGGCCAGGGCGTCGGCCTGATCGACAGCGTGAAATCAGCCGGCGCCGTGGTGCAGGAATTCAAGGAGGATTTTGCCGATGCGGTGGAGCATATGAATATGCTGATGGAGGAGTGATTGCGAAAATCTCGTAGGGTGGGCAAAGCGAAGCGTGCCCACCATTTCCGAGCAAGGCGTTAAATGGTGGGCACGGCGCTGGCGCGCCTTTGCCCACCCTACGAGTCTGAATTTCCAGAAAGTGAAGCAAGAAAAGATGCCAATCACCTCCCTCCCCGAAGACCGCATTCCGGTCATCGTCGGCGTCGGCGAGATCGTCGACCGGCCCAAGGACATCGCCGCCGGCCTCGAGCCGCTGGCGCTACTCCAGGAGGCGGTGCGGCGCGCGGAAGCGGACAGCGGGGCAAAACTGCTCGGCGAACTCGGGTCGCTCGACGTCGTCAATTTCCTGAGCTGGCGCTACCGCGATCCCGAAAAGCAGCTTGCGGCGCGGCTCGGCGCCAATCCGGCGCATTGCTATTATGGCCCGGTCGGCGGCGAGAGCCCGATCCGCTACATCCACGAAGCGGCCAAGCGCATCGCGCGCGGTGAGTGCAGCGTGGCCGTGGTCTGCGGCGCGGAAGCGCAATCCACCGCGACCAAGGCCGAGCGCGGCGGCATCGCGCTGCCCTGGACGCCGTTCGCCCATGACGTCGAGGAGCCGAAGCGCGGCGCGGCGTTCCAGAAGGCGATGGCGGTGAAGCTCGGCGTGTTCCGGCCGATCACGGTCTATCCGCTGTATGAATCCGCAACCTCGGCGCATTGGGGCCAGACCCCGCGCGAGGCGCTCGCCGAATCCGGCGCGCTGTGGTCGACCTATGCGCGCGTCGCTTCCGAGAATGAAAATTCATGGCTGAAGAAGCGCTTTACACCTGACGAGATCACCACACCGACGCCGGAAAACCGCCTGATCGCCTGGCCCTATACCAAGCTGATGGTGGCCAATCCGACCGTGAACATGGGCGGCGCGGTGCTGCTGACGTCGCTGGCGAAAGCGCGCGCGGCCGCCGTACCCGAAGACCGCCTGGTCTATCCGATCGGCGGCGCGTCGGCGGAAGAGCCGCGCGATTACCTCGTGCGCGACCAGTTCTTCGAGAGCCACCCGCAGAACGCGGTGCTGAAGGCCGTGATGGACCTCGTCGAGGGCGACGGCAAAAAATTCGACGCCATCGAGTTGTATAGCTGCTTCCCCTGCGTGCCCAAGATGGCGCGGCGGACGCTCGGCCTTGGCCCCGACGTGCAGCCGACGGTGACCGGCGGACTCACCTTTTTCGGCGCCCCGCTCAACACCTATATGACACATGCGGCCGTCGCGATGGTGCGAAGCTTGCGTGAGCGCGGCAAGCTCGGCCTGCTCTATGGCCAGGGCGGATTCGTTACCAAGCATCACGGGCTGGTGCTGTCGCGCGAAGCGCCGAAGCAAGCCCTCCAGCAGGACACCAGCGTACAGGCCGAGGCCGATCGCAACCGCCGCAAGGTGCCGGACTTCGTCACCGAAGCTTCAGGCAAGGGCAAGGTCGAAAGCTTCACCGTCATCTACAAAGGCAAGGGCGAAGTCGAGCACGGCGTGGTGATGCTGCGCACGGAAACTGATCAACGGGCGCTGGCCCGCATTCCCGCGAATGATACGGCGACGCTGAAGCATTTGCTGAACATGGATCGGACGCCGGTGGGATCGGTCGGCGATATCGTTACGGCAGACGATGGTGTGCTGGAGTGGCGGGCAGGGTAAGAACCTTGCTCCGTCATGGCCGGGACATAGGCGAGCGGAAGCGACGCCGTCCTTTGGACGGCTATGCCCGGCCATGACGAACGAGTCAAGCCGCCCGCACGGAATCCAGGAACTTGCCGACTTCGAGCTTGAGGCGGTTGGAGTCTGACGACAGCGACTGCGCCGCGGAGAGCACCTGCGCGGACGCGGAGCCGGTCTCGCTGGCGCCGCGCTGCACGTCGGTGATGTTGGAGGAGACCTGCTGGGTGCCCAGAGCGGCCTGCTGCACGTTGCGGGAGATTTCCTGCGTCGCCGCGCCCTGCTCCTCCACCGCCGCCGCTATCGTCGATGCGATCTCCG
This window harbors:
- a CDS encoding nitronate monooxygenase, with product MKSPICDMLGIEFPLLAFSHCRDVVAAVSRAGGFGVLGATAHSPETIEQELKWIDDHTDGKPYGLDVLIPENISTAGEKDVTWKSLEARISPQHRDFTRNLLKKYGVELTTTNVADNQPQPFDAQRALDVLDVSFRHPIKLIANALGVPPKQMIDMGRTHGVPVAALVGSKEHALRQVAAGVDILVAQGTEAGGHCGEVSTMVLVPEVIKAIKPIRDVPVLAAGGIMTGRQMAACMAMGAAGAWTGSVWLATVESETTEIFREKMIAASSRDAVRSKGRTGKPARQLRSVWTDAWDRGPDSPGALPMPLQSIISRDAFNSIDRAAAAGNAQARDLVTYFVGQGVGLIDSVKSAGAVVQEFKEDFADAVEHMNMLMEE
- a CDS encoding acetyl-CoA acetyltransferase, giving the protein MPITSLPEDRIPVIVGVGEIVDRPKDIAAGLEPLALLQEAVRRAEADSGAKLLGELGSLDVVNFLSWRYRDPEKQLAARLGANPAHCYYGPVGGESPIRYIHEAAKRIARGECSVAVVCGAEAQSTATKAERGGIALPWTPFAHDVEEPKRGAAFQKAMAVKLGVFRPITVYPLYESATSAHWGQTPREALAESGALWSTYARVASENENSWLKKRFTPDEITTPTPENRLIAWPYTKLMVANPTVNMGGAVLLTSLAKARAAAVPEDRLVYPIGGASAEEPRDYLVRDQFFESHPQNAVLKAVMDLVEGDGKKFDAIELYSCFPCVPKMARRTLGLGPDVQPTVTGGLTFFGAPLNTYMTHAAVAMVRSLRERGKLGLLYGQGGFVTKHHGLVLSREAPKQALQQDTSVQAEADRNRRKVPDFVTEASGKGKVESFTVIYKGKGEVEHGVVMLRTETDQRALARIPANDTATLKHLLNMDRTPVGSVGDIVTADDGVLEWRAG